A stretch of Cicer arietinum cultivar CDC Frontier isolate Library 1 chromosome 5, Cicar.CDCFrontier_v2.0, whole genome shotgun sequence DNA encodes these proteins:
- the LOC101491258 gene encoding uncharacterized protein isoform X1 yields MYNPNPDSRYTTRRLHPQEDPNSTPNPQVPLRNLSLVRTRIDSLRTFLSQSINTNTPLTTDHITLVSNQIVSAIHNTIVNAAALVSYSENLTVPGPSVFPPLKLKPEPSAVDKTNHQKSDSRIEPAEDDDDYLVDEDCEIVELDAVELLAEHIHFCEICGKGFKRDANLRMHMRAHGNKFKTPEALAKPIDDGGRRRATRFSCPFQGCNRNKMHMKFRALKSVVCVKNHFKRSHCPKMYSCNRCHKKNYSVLSDLKSHMKQCGECRWKCSCGTTFSRKDKLFGHVALFEGHMPDFLFEDEEKEKGKQVMVEESEEDPMAMTFTQVELGQNCKDSHQNSNLRLEYWCCAIAEALAMAGASGVECSIDIEEWERKDLEQYPPPHLLAQEEEEEKSSINRARRYTAQGKVYGLPTTTSHFLPNKNSKKNDRESFTFTNHGEKLVRTMETRRPEECTRSIKLIMTRVLAMLIMILGHN; encoded by the exons ATGTATAATCCGAACCCAGACTCCCGTTACACGACCCGGAGACTTCACCCGCAAGAAGATCCAAATAGCACTCCAAACCCTCAGGTTCCGCTTCGGAACCTGTCCCTGGTTCGGACAAGAATCGATTCTCTACGAACCTTCTTATCCCAATCCATCAACACAAACACTCCCCTCACCACCGATCACATAACCCTCGTCTCCAACCAGATCGTCTCCGCCATCCACAATACCATAGTCAACGCCGCCGCCCTCGTCTCCTACTCTGAAAATCTCACCGTTCCCGGACCCTCTGTCTTCCCACCATTAAAACTCAAACCAGAACCCTCCGCCGTGGACAAAACCAACCATCAGAAGTCCGATTCGAGAATCGAACCCGCCGAAGACGACGACGACTACCTCGTCGACGAAGATTGCGAAATCGTGGAGCTCGACGCCGTGGAATTGCTAGCAGAACACATCCACTTCTGCGAGATTTGCGGGAAAGGTTTCAAGCGCGACGCGAATCTCCGGATGCACATGCGGGCGCACGGGAACAAGTTCAAGACGCCGGAAGCTCTCGCGAAACCTATAGACGACGGAGGACGCCGCCGCGCGACGCGGTTCTCTTGTCCTTTCCAAGGATGTAACAGAAACAAGATGCATATGAAGTTTAGGGCGTTGAAATCGGTGGTTTGTGTGAAGAATCATTTCAAGAGGAGCCATTGCCCGAAGATGTATTCGTGCAACCGGTGCCATAAGAAGAATTACTCGGTGTTATCGGATTTGAAGAGCCATATGAAGCAGTGTGGTGAGTGTAGGTGGAAGTGTTCGTGTGGGACCACTTTTTCTAGGAAGGACAAGTTGTTTGGACACGTTGCACTATTTGAGGGTCACATGCCTGATTTTCTATTTGAAGATGAGGAGAAAGAGAAAGGGAAGCAAGTTATGGTTGAGGAGAGTGAAGAAGATCCTATGGCCATGACATTTACCCAAGTTGAATTGG GACAAAATTGTAAGGACTCACACCAGAATAGTAACTTGAGGTTGGAGTATTGGTGTTGCGCCATTGCCG AAGCATTGGCAATGGCTGGCGCAAGTGGTGTGGAGTGTAGCATAGATATTGAAGAATGGGAACGCAAAGATTTAGAGCAATATCCACCACCACATTTGCTagcccaagaagaagaagaagagaaaagtAGCATTAATAGAGCCAGAAGGTACACTGCTCAGGGCAAAGTATATGGCCTTCCTACCACTACAAGTCATTTCCTTCCGAATAAAAACAGCAAGAAGAATGACAGAGAAAGTTTCACCTTCACCAATCATGGAGAAAAATTAGTTAGAACTATGGAAACTAGAAGGCCAGAAGAATGCACGAGGtcgataaaattaattatgaccAGAGTGCTTGCTATGTTAATCATGATCTTGGGCCATAATTAA
- the LOC101491258 gene encoding uncharacterized protein isoform X2: MYNPNPDSRYTTRRLHPQEDPNSTPNPQVPLRNLSLVRTRIDSLRTFLSQSINTNTPLTTDHITLVSNQIVSAIHNTIVNAAALVSYSENLTVPGPSVFPPLKLKPEPSAVDKTNHQKSDSRIEPAEDDDDYLVDEDCEIVELDAVELLAEHIHFCEICGKGFKRDANLRMHMRAHGNKFKTPEALAKPIDDGGRRRATRFSCPFQGCNRNKMHMKFRALKSVVCVKNHFKRSHCPKMYSCNRCHKKNYSVLSDLKSHMKQCGECRWKCSCGTTFSRKDKLFGHVALFEGHMPDFLFEDEEKEKGKQVMVEESEEDPMAMTFTQVELGQNCKDSHQNSNLRLEYWCCAIAG, encoded by the exons ATGTATAATCCGAACCCAGACTCCCGTTACACGACCCGGAGACTTCACCCGCAAGAAGATCCAAATAGCACTCCAAACCCTCAGGTTCCGCTTCGGAACCTGTCCCTGGTTCGGACAAGAATCGATTCTCTACGAACCTTCTTATCCCAATCCATCAACACAAACACTCCCCTCACCACCGATCACATAACCCTCGTCTCCAACCAGATCGTCTCCGCCATCCACAATACCATAGTCAACGCCGCCGCCCTCGTCTCCTACTCTGAAAATCTCACCGTTCCCGGACCCTCTGTCTTCCCACCATTAAAACTCAAACCAGAACCCTCCGCCGTGGACAAAACCAACCATCAGAAGTCCGATTCGAGAATCGAACCCGCCGAAGACGACGACGACTACCTCGTCGACGAAGATTGCGAAATCGTGGAGCTCGACGCCGTGGAATTGCTAGCAGAACACATCCACTTCTGCGAGATTTGCGGGAAAGGTTTCAAGCGCGACGCGAATCTCCGGATGCACATGCGGGCGCACGGGAACAAGTTCAAGACGCCGGAAGCTCTCGCGAAACCTATAGACGACGGAGGACGCCGCCGCGCGACGCGGTTCTCTTGTCCTTTCCAAGGATGTAACAGAAACAAGATGCATATGAAGTTTAGGGCGTTGAAATCGGTGGTTTGTGTGAAGAATCATTTCAAGAGGAGCCATTGCCCGAAGATGTATTCGTGCAACCGGTGCCATAAGAAGAATTACTCGGTGTTATCGGATTTGAAGAGCCATATGAAGCAGTGTGGTGAGTGTAGGTGGAAGTGTTCGTGTGGGACCACTTTTTCTAGGAAGGACAAGTTGTTTGGACACGTTGCACTATTTGAGGGTCACATGCCTGATTTTCTATTTGAAGATGAGGAGAAAGAGAAAGGGAAGCAAGTTATGGTTGAGGAGAGTGAAGAAGATCCTATGGCCATGACATTTACCCAAGTTGAATTGG GACAAAATTGTAAGGACTCACACCAGAATAGTAACTTGAGGTTGGAGTATTGGTGTTGCGCCATTGCCG GTTGA